In Citrus sinensis cultivar Valencia sweet orange chromosome 4, DVS_A1.0, whole genome shotgun sequence, one DNA window encodes the following:
- the LOC102617407 gene encoding probable sodium/metabolite cotransporter BASS4, chloroplastic isoform X2 encodes MAVTLQTLILTPRPSKMLSSWHRNSHFRASGSLRFSPFVTFSPGRSISRPIRACRPSDQDFASSKGLNWAKPLLKIAADNFLPLALIGGVAFGFANPSLGCLADKYQLSKFSTFAIFIVSGLTLRSGEIGAAAEAWPVGIFGLFSILLFTPYFSKLILQVQLQPQEFVTGLALFSCMPTTLSSGVALTHLAGGNSALALAMTIISNLLGIMIVPFSISKFIAAGVGISVPTKQLFKSLVLTLLIPLILGKVLRESITGLSEFVDQNRKLFSKISAIFLSLVPWMQVSRSRSLLLMVKPQVFLVAIWMGTLLHLILLAFNAFSVWSLSVISGDCQSVFAKKENTNAVVLVASQKTLPVLVAVVEQLGCAFGESGLLVLPCVAAHLTQIIMDSFLVNFWLRRDKDLSSNNAKVA; translated from the exons ATGGCGGTAACGCTCCAAACTCTAATTCTCACACCTCGGCCGTCAAAAATGCTGTCGTCTTGGCACCGGAATTCACATTTCCGTGCAAGTGGTTCTCTTCGTTTTAGTCCTTTCGTCACTTTCAGTCCTGGCCGTTCAATTTCAAGGCCCATCCGAGCTTGTCGACCGTCCGATCAAGATTTCGCTTCTTCTAAGGGGCTGAATTGGGCAAAACCACTGTTGAAAATCGCCGCCGATAATTTTCTCCCGCTAG CTCTTATCGGTGGAGTAGCATTTGGATTTGCAAACCCCAGTCTAGGCTGTCTTGCCGATAAATATCAGTTATCAAAATTTAGCACATTTGCAATATTTATTGTCTCAG GTTTGACATTGCGTAGTGGAGAAATCGGTGCCGCTGCAGAAGCATGGCCTGTGGGAATTTTTGGGCTA TTCTCAATTCTGTTATTTACTCCATACTTTTCAAAGCTAATTTTGCAAGTTCAGCTTCAGCCACAAGAATTTGTTACAG GACTGGCTTTATTTAGCTGCATGCCAACAACATTATCAAGTGGAGTGGCACTTACCCAT CTTGCTGGGGGGAATTCTGCACTTGCTCTTGCAATGACTATAATATCTAATCTGCTAGGCATAATGATT GTTCCTTTTTCAATCTCAAAATTTATAGCAGCTGGAGTTGGCATCTCTGTTCCTACGAAGCAATTGTTCAAAAGTCTGGTTCTCACACTTTTAATTCCTCTAATATTGGGCAAG GTTTTACGAGAATCCATCACAG GTTTGTCAGAATTTGTCGATCAAAACCGTAAACTTTTTTCAAAGATCAGTGCCATCTTCCTTAGTCTG GTGCCATGGATGCAAGTGAGCAGATCAAGGTCATTGCTGTTGATGGTTAAGCCTCAAGTTTTTCTTGTGGCTATTTGGATGGGAAC ACTTCTGCATCTGATTCTGTTAGCTTTTAATGCTTTTTCTGTATGGAGCCTTTCAGTCATTTCTGGTGATTGTCAATCAGTCTTTGCCAAGAAAGAGAATACCAATGCAGTTGTACTTGTTGCAAGCCAG AAAACTCTGCCAGTACTGGTGGCAGTTGTGGAGCAGCTTGGTTGTGCATTCGGTGAATCTGGTTTGCTTGTTCTTCCTTGTGTTGCTGCACATCTAACTCAG ATTATCATGGACTCGTTCCTAGTTAACTTCTGGCTTCGGAGGGATAAAGATCTCTCGTCCAACAATGCCAAGGTAGCTTGA
- the LOC102617407 gene encoding probable sodium/metabolite cotransporter BASS4, chloroplastic isoform X1, producing MAVTLQTLILTPRPSKMLSSWHRNSHFRASGSLRFSPFVTFSPGRSISRPIRACRPSDQDFASSKGLNWAKPLLKIAADNFLPLALIGGVAFGFANPSLGCLADKYQLSKFSTFAIFIVSGLTLRSGEIGAAAEAWPVGIFGLFSILLFTPYFSKLILQVQLQPQEFVTGLALFSCMPTTLSSGVALTHLAGGNSALALAMTIISNLLGIMICFGQWPMQYHISGSFFNLKIYSSWSWHLCSYEAIVQKSGSHTFNSSNIGQGLSEFVDQNRKLFSKISAIFLSLVPWMQVSRSRSLLLMVKPQVFLVAIWMGTLLHLILLAFNAFSVWSLSVISGDCQSVFAKKENTNAVVLVASQKTLPVLVAVVEQLGCAFGESGLLVLPCVAAHLTQIIMDSFLVNFWLRRDKDLSSNNAKVA from the exons ATGGCGGTAACGCTCCAAACTCTAATTCTCACACCTCGGCCGTCAAAAATGCTGTCGTCTTGGCACCGGAATTCACATTTCCGTGCAAGTGGTTCTCTTCGTTTTAGTCCTTTCGTCACTTTCAGTCCTGGCCGTTCAATTTCAAGGCCCATCCGAGCTTGTCGACCGTCCGATCAAGATTTCGCTTCTTCTAAGGGGCTGAATTGGGCAAAACCACTGTTGAAAATCGCCGCCGATAATTTTCTCCCGCTAG CTCTTATCGGTGGAGTAGCATTTGGATTTGCAAACCCCAGTCTAGGCTGTCTTGCCGATAAATATCAGTTATCAAAATTTAGCACATTTGCAATATTTATTGTCTCAG GTTTGACATTGCGTAGTGGAGAAATCGGTGCCGCTGCAGAAGCATGGCCTGTGGGAATTTTTGGGCTA TTCTCAATTCTGTTATTTACTCCATACTTTTCAAAGCTAATTTTGCAAGTTCAGCTTCAGCCACAAGAATTTGTTACAG GACTGGCTTTATTTAGCTGCATGCCAACAACATTATCAAGTGGAGTGGCACTTACCCAT CTTGCTGGGGGGAATTCTGCACTTGCTCTTGCAATGACTATAATATCTAATCTGCTAGGCATAATGATT TGTTTTGGTCAATGGCCAATGCAATATCACATTTCAGGTTCCTTTTTCAATCTCAAAATTTATAGCAGCTGGAGTTGGCATCTCTGTTCCTACGAAGCAATTGTTCAAAAGTCTGGTTCTCACACTTTTAATTCCTCTAATATTGGGCAAG GTTTGTCAGAATTTGTCGATCAAAACCGTAAACTTTTTTCAAAGATCAGTGCCATCTTCCTTAGTCTG GTGCCATGGATGCAAGTGAGCAGATCAAGGTCATTGCTGTTGATGGTTAAGCCTCAAGTTTTTCTTGTGGCTATTTGGATGGGAAC ACTTCTGCATCTGATTCTGTTAGCTTTTAATGCTTTTTCTGTATGGAGCCTTTCAGTCATTTCTGGTGATTGTCAATCAGTCTTTGCCAAGAAAGAGAATACCAATGCAGTTGTACTTGTTGCAAGCCAG AAAACTCTGCCAGTACTGGTGGCAGTTGTGGAGCAGCTTGGTTGTGCATTCGGTGAATCTGGTTTGCTTGTTCTTCCTTGTGTTGCTGCACATCTAACTCAG ATTATCATGGACTCGTTCCTAGTTAACTTCTGGCTTCGGAGGGATAAAGATCTCTCGTCCAACAATGCCAAGGTAGCTTGA
- the LOC102617407 gene encoding probable sodium/metabolite cotransporter BASS4, chloroplastic isoform X3: MAVTLQTLILTPRPSKMLSSWHRNSHFRASGSLRFSPFVTFSPGRSISRPIRACRPSDQDFASSKGLNWAKPLLKIAADNFLPLALIGGVAFGFANPSLGCLADKYQLSKFSTFAIFIVSGLTLRSGEIGAAAEAWPVGIFGLFSILLFTPYFSKLILQVQLQPQEFVTGLALFSCMPTTLSSGVALTHLAGGNSALALAMTIISNLLGIMICFGQWPMQYHISGSFFNLKIYSSWSWHLCSYEAIVQKSGSHTFNSSNIGQGLSEFVDQNRKLFSKISAIFLSLVPWMQVSRSRSLLLMVKPQVFLVAIWMGTKLCQYWWQLWSSLVVHSVNLVCLFFLVLLHI, from the exons ATGGCGGTAACGCTCCAAACTCTAATTCTCACACCTCGGCCGTCAAAAATGCTGTCGTCTTGGCACCGGAATTCACATTTCCGTGCAAGTGGTTCTCTTCGTTTTAGTCCTTTCGTCACTTTCAGTCCTGGCCGTTCAATTTCAAGGCCCATCCGAGCTTGTCGACCGTCCGATCAAGATTTCGCTTCTTCTAAGGGGCTGAATTGGGCAAAACCACTGTTGAAAATCGCCGCCGATAATTTTCTCCCGCTAG CTCTTATCGGTGGAGTAGCATTTGGATTTGCAAACCCCAGTCTAGGCTGTCTTGCCGATAAATATCAGTTATCAAAATTTAGCACATTTGCAATATTTATTGTCTCAG GTTTGACATTGCGTAGTGGAGAAATCGGTGCCGCTGCAGAAGCATGGCCTGTGGGAATTTTTGGGCTA TTCTCAATTCTGTTATTTACTCCATACTTTTCAAAGCTAATTTTGCAAGTTCAGCTTCAGCCACAAGAATTTGTTACAG GACTGGCTTTATTTAGCTGCATGCCAACAACATTATCAAGTGGAGTGGCACTTACCCAT CTTGCTGGGGGGAATTCTGCACTTGCTCTTGCAATGACTATAATATCTAATCTGCTAGGCATAATGATT TGTTTTGGTCAATGGCCAATGCAATATCACATTTCAGGTTCCTTTTTCAATCTCAAAATTTATAGCAGCTGGAGTTGGCATCTCTGTTCCTACGAAGCAATTGTTCAAAAGTCTGGTTCTCACACTTTTAATTCCTCTAATATTGGGCAAG GTTTGTCAGAATTTGTCGATCAAAACCGTAAACTTTTTTCAAAGATCAGTGCCATCTTCCTTAGTCTG GTGCCATGGATGCAAGTGAGCAGATCAAGGTCATTGCTGTTGATGGTTAAGCCTCAAGTTTTTCTTGTGGCTATTTGGATGGGAAC AAAACTCTGCCAGTACTGGTGGCAGTTGTGGAGCAGCTTGGTTGTGCATTCGGTGAATCTGGTTTGCTTGTTCTTCCTTGTGTTGCTGCACATCTAA